Proteins encoded in a region of the Candidatus Moanabacter tarae genome:
- the proA_4 gene encoding 4-hydroxy-4-methyl-2-oxoglutarate aldolase/4-carboxy-4-hydroxy-2-oxoadipate aldolase encodes MKSGGIEIPEIIRPEKGLIGRLEGIGSATASGELAKLGIRNSHMIGPLPRLEGASIVGPAVTLHFLPKREDLHKHGEYTNPEEQLHRHALYQTQPGDIVVVDARGDMSSGIFGDMMLTFFKGRGGAGVIVDGCIRDYPKVKELELPLWTRGFTPNFHVQTNIWPVAVNCPIACGGCLVVPGDIIIADDDGAVVVPIGLAEKVAELAGEHAEWEVFSRERLLSGGDLRKYYPLKEEARAEYEEWKKKHGCSKP; translated from the coding sequence ATGAAATCAGGCGGAATCGAAATACCAGAGATAATACGTCCCGAGAAAGGATTGATTGGTCGTCTAGAAGGAATCGGTAGTGCTACTGCTAGCGGAGAACTAGCCAAACTTGGAATTCGAAACTCCCACATGATCGGCCCACTGCCGAGACTGGAAGGCGCAAGCATCGTCGGGCCCGCTGTCACTCTTCATTTCCTACCTAAGCGCGAGGATCTACACAAACATGGGGAATACACTAACCCAGAAGAACAACTTCATCGCCACGCCCTCTACCAAACACAACCCGGAGACATTGTCGTCGTTGATGCTCGCGGAGATATGAGTAGCGGTATTTTCGGTGATATGATGTTGACCTTCTTTAAGGGTAGAGGAGGCGCTGGAGTTATAGTAGATGGCTGTATTCGGGACTATCCTAAGGTCAAGGAATTAGAACTTCCCCTTTGGACGCGTGGCTTTACTCCAAACTTTCATGTCCAAACTAACATTTGGCCAGTCGCTGTGAACTGCCCAATCGCATGTGGCGGCTGCCTAGTCGTGCCTGGCGATATTATCATCGCCGATGATGACGGAGCAGTTGTTGTGCCCATTGGATTAGCTGAAAAAGTAGCGGAATTGGCGGGAGAACATGCCGAATGGGAAGTTTTTAGCCGAGAACGTCTTCTCTCTGGCGGCGACCTGCGTAAATATTATCCCCTCAAGGAAGAGGCACGGGCCGAATATGAAGAGTGGAAAAAGAAACATGGATGTAGTAAACCATGA
- the dgaE_2 gene encoding D-glucosaminate-6-phosphate ammonia lyase, whose amino-acid sequence MASHRIFPTYESIGVRPLINCKGTITMVGGSIMLPTVIDAMNDAAKCYVNLEELMEAVGARIAELMQCEWGLVTTGCAAALCQITAACVAGTDPEKIALLPDTTGMKNEVLVQPTHHHGYEHAVRMVGVRMIEVRDLEELKSAINDRTAMLLLFGDASDRGTISVRDTAQVGRDHGVPTFVDAAAERPDVPNWYLSEGADAVAYSGGKCLRGPQSSGFVLGRKNLLQAAFMNGSPHQSIGRPMKASKEETMGLLAAIEQWFIRDHNMEWKLWESWLGIIAQSATIFDFVTASIRPPGRSNVAPVLSIEWSHEILGISGEEVSHRLSRGEPRIEVNSHEKGISIMPYMMEDGEAEIVAQRLAQILKEAERTET is encoded by the coding sequence ATGGCCAGCCACAGAATTTTTCCTACCTACGAATCCATCGGAGTAAGACCGCTAATCAACTGCAAAGGCACAATAACCATGGTGGGGGGGTCCATAATGTTACCCACAGTGATCGATGCTATGAACGATGCGGCAAAATGTTACGTCAATCTCGAGGAATTGATGGAGGCGGTGGGTGCCCGTATAGCCGAGCTGATGCAATGTGAGTGGGGCCTCGTAACGACGGGATGCGCAGCAGCTTTATGCCAGATTACCGCCGCTTGTGTAGCCGGGACTGACCCGGAGAAGATAGCCCTTCTACCGGATACAACTGGTATGAAAAACGAAGTCCTGGTGCAACCAACTCACCACCATGGTTATGAACACGCCGTGAGGATGGTTGGGGTGCGGATGATTGAAGTCAGAGACTTGGAAGAGCTTAAGTCGGCTATTAACGACCGTACAGCCATGCTGCTACTATTTGGTGATGCGTCAGATCGAGGGACAATCTCAGTCCGTGATACTGCGCAGGTCGGACGGGACCACGGAGTTCCAACCTTTGTTGATGCTGCTGCTGAACGTCCCGATGTACCCAATTGGTATTTGTCTGAGGGCGCCGATGCGGTAGCGTATAGTGGCGGGAAATGTCTTCGAGGCCCTCAGTCATCTGGTTTCGTTCTCGGCCGCAAAAATCTCCTCCAAGCTGCTTTTATGAATGGTTCGCCACACCAGTCTATCGGACGTCCTATGAAAGCGAGCAAGGAGGAAACAATGGGTCTTCTGGCAGCTATTGAGCAGTGGTTCATTCGAGATCACAATATGGAATGGAAGCTATGGGAAAGCTGGCTTGGAATAATTGCACAATCCGCGACAATATTTGATTTCGTGACTGCATCAATCAGGCCACCTGGTCGTTCTAACGTTGCCCCAGTTCTTTCTATTGAATGGAGCCACGAAATATTGGGAATCTCTGGAGAGGAAGTCTCTCACAGACTCTCACGAGGAGAGCCACGAATTGAAGTTAATAGCCATGAAAAGGGAATCTCGATCATGCCCTACATGATGGAGGACGGAGAAGCCGAAATCGTAGCACAACGACTGGCCCAGATTCTCAAAGAGGCTGAACGAACTGAAACTTGA
- the xerC gene encoding Tyrosine recombinase XerC codes for MKEEQQRIQEFINYLALERRLSPYTLRNYSQAIARFFSWARSNQWDGRINVINSKIVRDFVIESQRTLSRRTLHNHISALRTFYRYLLKRKAVMANPFQGLVLPKLRKSLPKFLTEFQIRELLESPMRLLDNERNSPFQAWRDRLVLELLYGGGLRVSELVSLNYGMIDNDSGVARIWGKGNKERLCPLGKVAHACLTKFRAEFALQSSYNSPVLVSDSGKRMTVRQVQKLVKCYLAIAGLPMDMSPHKIRHSYATHLINNGADLRIVQDLLGHASLSTTQIYTHIGIARLKQVHQGAHPRA; via the coding sequence ATGAAAGAAGAACAGCAACGTATCCAGGAATTCATCAACTATCTAGCTTTAGAGCGGCGTCTTTCTCCATACACCCTTAGAAACTACAGTCAGGCGATCGCACGGTTCTTTAGTTGGGCGCGTAGTAACCAATGGGACGGCCGCATTAATGTTATCAACAGTAAAATAGTTCGCGATTTTGTTATCGAGAGCCAGCGAACATTGTCCCGTCGTACTCTCCACAATCATATCTCAGCCCTCCGTACCTTCTACAGATATCTCCTCAAGAGAAAGGCCGTTATGGCCAATCCTTTTCAAGGGCTGGTTTTACCTAAATTGCGGAAAAGCCTTCCGAAGTTTCTCACGGAGTTTCAAATCAGGGAACTATTAGAAAGTCCAATGCGTTTGTTGGATAACGAACGAAATTCCCCCTTCCAAGCCTGGAGGGATAGATTAGTTTTGGAATTACTCTACGGGGGTGGGTTGAGAGTGAGCGAATTGGTGTCGTTAAACTACGGAATGATCGACAACGATTCTGGGGTAGCTCGGATCTGGGGTAAGGGAAACAAAGAAAGACTTTGTCCCCTTGGAAAGGTGGCACATGCATGCCTGACGAAATTCAGGGCAGAATTTGCTCTCCAAAGCTCGTATAATAGTCCAGTATTAGTTAGCGACAGTGGGAAACGGATGACTGTAAGACAGGTACAGAAGCTGGTGAAATGCTATTTGGCTATCGCTGGACTGCCAATGGATATGTCTCCCCACAAAATCCGCCACTCCTATGCAACCCATCTCATCAATAACGGCGCAGACCTGAGAATCGTTCAGGATCTCCTGGGGCACGCTAGTCTCTCCACTACTCAAATCTATACTCATATAGGCATTGCCAGGCTAAAACAAGTGCACCAGGGGGCGCATCCTCGAGCGTAA
- the sufT_2 gene encoding Fe-S protein maturation auxiliary factor SufT, which produces MEGQEIELVRDCEVTLVPMGDSAKLLAGSRVIIAQARGGSVTVRYEDGLYRVSSRDVDALGERFVKEFNGDDAIPTEEGTVGSTTDQIWNTLRTCYDPEIPVNIVDLGLIYDLEATELGDGRSRVEVKMTLTAQGCGMGPVIAEDARTKIESLPEVASADVQIVWDPKWTPNMISREGRQVLGID; this is translated from the coding sequence ATGGAAGGGCAAGAGATTGAACTAGTCCGAGATTGCGAGGTAACTTTGGTCCCGATGGGCGACTCAGCTAAGCTTTTAGCGGGCAGTCGGGTGATCATTGCACAAGCCCGCGGAGGCAGTGTGACGGTGCGCTACGAGGACGGATTATATAGAGTCAGTAGCAGAGATGTCGATGCGCTGGGAGAAAGGTTTGTAAAGGAATTTAATGGGGATGATGCAATCCCTACAGAAGAAGGAACGGTTGGGTCGACGACGGATCAGATTTGGAATACTCTAAGAACCTGCTACGATCCGGAGATTCCAGTTAATATTGTTGACTTGGGTTTAATCTACGATCTTGAGGCGACTGAACTTGGGGATGGGAGGAGTCGGGTCGAAGTTAAAATGACCCTTACAGCTCAAGGTTGCGGAATGGGTCCAGTAATTGCGGAGGATGCGCGTACCAAAATCGAAAGTCTGCCGGAAGTTGCATCTGCTGATGTGCAGATTGTGTGGGACCCGAAGTGGACTCCAAATATGATCTCCCGGGAGGGTCGGCAGGTATTGGGTATCGACTAG
- the 3,6_1 gene encoding 3,6-diketocamphane 1,6 monooxygenase yields the protein MEVGFFTMPMHPPGVDYTESLEHDLEQIITLDKLGFCEAWIGEHFTSAWENIPAPDLLIASAIHQTESIVLGTGVTCMPNHNPFMIASRIAQLDHMCRGRFHWGVGSGGFPGDFEVFGFDPKTGEQRGMTNDAIDLVLKLWDNPRPGLYDHKHWRFTVPERDNEIGLWYHMKPYQKPHPPIGVAGVTVKSSTLVTAGARGWIPMSINVVPTRIIQSHWEAVLEGAEKANIIADRSKWRIARNIFVAETTKEARKQAINGSLGRDFRDYFLHLLPKCKMLDLMKSDPNMPDSDVTLEYLADEIWVVGSPEHVAEKLQQLYEDIGGFGVLLALGHEWDPKEAWLNSMRLLKEEVLPRLGN from the coding sequence ATGGAAGTAGGATTCTTTACGATGCCAATGCATCCTCCCGGTGTAGATTACACGGAATCTTTGGAGCATGATCTGGAACAAATTATAACCTTGGACAAACTTGGGTTCTGTGAAGCCTGGATTGGGGAACACTTCACTAGCGCCTGGGAGAACATACCGGCCCCGGATCTATTGATTGCCAGTGCAATCCATCAAACCGAAAGCATTGTCCTGGGTACAGGGGTAACATGCATGCCTAACCACAATCCATTTATGATCGCTAGCCGCATCGCTCAACTTGATCACATGTGCCGCGGTCGATTTCATTGGGGCGTAGGATCAGGTGGCTTCCCTGGCGATTTCGAAGTTTTTGGTTTTGATCCCAAGACGGGTGAGCAACGTGGGATGACTAACGACGCAATCGACCTTGTGCTAAAGCTGTGGGACAACCCTCGCCCCGGCCTTTATGATCATAAACACTGGCGCTTTACGGTACCCGAACGTGACAATGAAATCGGGTTGTGGTACCACATGAAACCCTACCAAAAGCCACATCCGCCAATCGGAGTGGCTGGAGTAACCGTCAAATCAAGTACATTAGTCACAGCCGGGGCACGAGGTTGGATCCCCATGAGCATCAATGTTGTTCCAACCAGGATCATCCAATCTCATTGGGAGGCCGTTTTGGAAGGAGCTGAAAAGGCTAATATCATTGCTGATCGCTCCAAGTGGCGTATCGCCCGTAATATCTTCGTTGCCGAAACGACAAAAGAAGCTAGGAAACAAGCTATAAACGGATCATTGGGTCGTGATTTCCGGGACTACTTCCTTCACCTTTTACCCAAGTGCAAAATGCTTGATTTGATGAAATCCGATCCCAACATGCCAGATTCCGATGTGACGCTAGAATACCTGGCTGACGAGATTTGGGTAGTTGGCAGTCCCGAGCATGTCGCAGAGAAATTACAACAGCTCTACGAAGATATAGGAGGTTTTGGAGTACTCCTAGCCCTGGGACACGAGTGGGATCCGAAAGAAGCATGGCTCAATTCCATGAGGTTGCTCAAAGAAGAAGTTTTACCTCGGCTCGGAAACTGA